A single genomic interval of Pseudorca crassidens isolate mPseCra1 chromosome 19, mPseCra1.hap1, whole genome shotgun sequence harbors:
- the RCVRN gene encoding recoverin: MGNSKSGALSKEILEELQLNTRFTEEELSTWYQSFLKECPSGRITQQEFQTIYSKFFPDADPKAYAQHVFRSFDANSDGTLDFKEYVIALHMTSMCKTNQKLEWAFSLYDVDGNGSISKNEVLEIVTAIFKMINPEDVKCLPEDENTPEKRAEKIWGFFGKKDDDKLTEKEFIEGTLANMEILRLIQFEPQKVKEKLKEKKP, translated from the exons ATGGGGAACAGCAAAAGCGGAGCCCTGTCCAAGGAGATCCTGGAGGAGCTGCAGCTGAACACCAGGTTCACAGAGGAAGAGCTGAGTACCTGGTACCAGTCCTTCCTGAAGGAGTGTCCCAGTGGCCGCATCACCCAGCAGGAGTTCCAGACCATCTACTCCAAGTTCTTCCCCGACGCCGACCCCAAGGCCTACGCCCAGCACGTGTTCCGCAGCTTCGATGCCAACAGCGATGGCACCTTGGACTTCAAGGAGTATGTCATCGCCCTGCACATGACCAGCATGTGCAAGACCAACCAGAAGCTGGAGTGGGCCTTCTCCCTCTACGATGTAGATGGCAATGGCAGCATCAGCAAGAACGAAGTGCTGGAGATCGTCACG GCTATTTTCAAGATGATCAATCCTGAGGATGTGAAGTGTCTTCCGGAAGATGAGAACACCCCGGAGAAGCGAGCTGAGAAGATCTGGGGGTTCTTTGGCAAGAAGGATGATG ATAAACTTACAGAGAAAGAGTTCATCGAGGGAACCCTAGCCAATATGGAAATTCTACGACTGATCCAATTTGAGCCGCAAAAAGTGAAGGAGAAGCTTAAGGAAAAGAAACCCTGA